The Aminithiophilus ramosus genome contains a region encoding:
- a CDS encoding YibE/F family protein, which produces MTSKRRDHVLTAAFFLLTLLLLALPSWRAGEDGSERVKVLILSVDDSTMRQFGIVRTGDQGLRVRILGGSHRGEEVDAVNHLMGRLELDKVFLPGDRALAVVDGKGLGEIAKVNVLDHYRLDDQALLLGLFCALLLLFGGWTGARALLSFFFTALMIWKVLLPGFLRGWDPVVSSLTVVLILTAAIVFLVGGLSRKGLAAFLGSALGILCTCGLSLAFGGAFRIHGAVKPFSETLLYSGYPHLNLTAIFLGGIFLASSGAVMDLSMDIAGALWELSEKRRDLSRRELFRSGLTIGRAVVGTMTTTLMLAYTGSYSSLLLVFIAQGIPLANVLNMQYVSAEILHTLVGSFGLVTVAPFTAAVSAFLFAPKAAREKASRPVLDEAGPRRERPSAAA; this is translated from the coding sequence ATGACGTCCAAGCGGCGGGACCATGTCCTGACGGCCGCCTTTTTCCTCCTTACTCTGCTGCTTCTGGCCCTGCCCTCCTGGCGCGCCGGGGAGGACGGATCGGAGCGGGTCAAGGTCCTCATTCTTTCCGTCGACGATTCGACGATGCGCCAGTTCGGCATCGTCCGCACGGGAGACCAGGGCCTCCGCGTCCGCATCCTGGGCGGCAGCCACAGGGGAGAGGAGGTCGACGCCGTCAACCACCTCATGGGACGCCTGGAGCTGGACAAGGTCTTTCTCCCCGGCGACAGGGCCCTGGCCGTCGTCGACGGAAAGGGGCTGGGAGAGATCGCCAAGGTCAACGTCCTCGATCATTACCGTCTCGACGACCAGGCTCTCCTCCTGGGACTCTTCTGCGCCCTTCTCCTTCTTTTCGGCGGCTGGACGGGGGCGCGGGCCCTCCTTTCCTTCTTTTTCACGGCTCTCATGATCTGGAAGGTCCTCCTGCCCGGCTTTCTCCGGGGGTGGGATCCCGTCGTCTCCTCCCTGACCGTCGTCCTTATTCTCACGGCGGCCATCGTCTTTCTCGTCGGCGGCCTGAGCCGCAAGGGGTTGGCGGCCTTTCTCGGATCGGCGCTGGGCATCCTCTGCACCTGCGGCCTTTCCCTGGCCTTCGGCGGCGCCTTCCGCATCCACGGCGCCGTCAAGCCCTTTTCCGAGACCCTCCTCTACAGCGGCTACCCCCATCTGAACCTTACGGCCATCTTTCTCGGCGGCATCTTCCTCGCCTCGTCAGGCGCCGTGATGGACCTGTCCATGGATATCGCCGGCGCCCTCTGGGAGCTGTCAGAGAAGCGGCGCGATCTCTCGCGGAGGGAGCTTTTCCGTTCGGGCCTCACCATAGGGCGGGCCGTCGTGGGAACGATGACGACGACGCTCATGCTGGCCTACACGGGGAGCTATTCCAGCCTCCTTCTTGTCTTCATCGCCCAGGGCATCCCCCTGGCCAACGTCCTCAACATGCAGTACGTCTCGGCCGAGATCCTCCACACCCTCGTGGGCAGTTTCGGCCTCGTCACGGTGGCTCCCTTCACGGCCGCCGTCAGCGCCTTCCTCTTCGCCCCGAAGGCCGCCAGGGAGAAGGCGTCTCGGCCCGTCCTCGACGAGGCCGGGCCGAGGCGGGAAAGGCCCTCTGCGGCGGCCTGA
- a CDS encoding alkaline phosphatase codes for MNRFAMKKVGLALLVLLLFATLATAETKNDWSGPKAKYVFLFIGDGMGLQQVNAAEIYKSSLEASGKEPSLKRLNLSSLPVQGMITTYSSNSFITDSAPAATSLASGYKTDNGVIGMDPTKTKKFTTVAQMAKAAGMKVGILSTVSLNHATPASFYASQPSRNDYYEIGQQLIDSGFDYFAGGGLHQSRGKQKDRPDLYDVAAEKGYAVLRDRSSILAATGDRPLIAVNPVLDGSNAMPYDMDRGENELSLAEFTAKGVELLDNPKGFFMMVEGGKIDWACHANDAAAAIGDTFAFDEAVKVGLDFAAKHPDETLVVIVGDHETGGMSLGFAGTQYETFFEKVAFQKESYESFDKKIAAFKEGSDRSFEAMMPLVTRSFGLRAVGADERKSLEEKAAAGDDEARKVLAMALSDRELEEIRRAFERTLQGEQERAKDEATFLLYGGYEPLSVKLTQILNQKAGIGWTSYAHTGIPVTLFASGVGAELFNGYYDNTDVAWKTMSVAGLRN; via the coding sequence ATGAATCGTTTCGCGATGAAGAAAGTGGGATTGGCCCTTCTGGTGCTGCTCCTTTTCGCCACTTTGGCGACGGCGGAGACGAAAAACGACTGGAGCGGTCCCAAGGCCAAGTACGTTTTTCTCTTCATCGGCGACGGCATGGGGCTTCAGCAGGTCAACGCCGCCGAGATCTACAAGAGTTCCCTCGAGGCCTCCGGCAAGGAACCGTCCCTCAAGAGACTCAACCTCAGCAGTCTTCCCGTCCAGGGCATGATCACCACCTATTCGAGCAACTCCTTCATCACCGATTCGGCTCCGGCGGCCACCTCTCTCGCCTCGGGCTACAAGACCGATAACGGCGTCATCGGCATGGACCCGACGAAGACGAAGAAGTTCACCACCGTGGCCCAGATGGCCAAGGCCGCGGGGATGAAGGTGGGCATTCTCTCGACGGTCTCCCTCAATCACGCCACGCCCGCCTCCTTCTACGCCTCCCAGCCCTCCCGGAACGACTACTACGAGATCGGCCAGCAGCTCATCGACAGCGGCTTCGACTACTTCGCCGGCGGCGGTCTCCATCAGAGCCGGGGCAAGCAGAAGGACCGGCCCGATCTCTACGACGTGGCCGCCGAAAAGGGCTACGCCGTCCTTCGCGACCGTTCGTCCATCCTGGCCGCCACGGGAGACAGGCCCCTTATCGCCGTCAATCCCGTCCTCGACGGCAGCAACGCCATGCCCTACGACATGGACAGGGGAGAGAACGAGCTCTCTCTGGCCGAGTTCACCGCCAAGGGCGTCGAGCTCCTCGACAACCCCAAGGGCTTCTTCATGATGGTCGAAGGGGGCAAGATCGACTGGGCCTGCCACGCCAACGACGCCGCCGCGGCCATCGGCGATACCTTCGCCTTCGACGAGGCCGTCAAGGTCGGCCTCGACTTCGCCGCCAAGCACCCCGACGAGACGCTCGTCGTCATCGTCGGCGACCACGAGACGGGCGGCATGAGCCTGGGCTTTGCCGGGACGCAGTACGAGACCTTCTTCGAAAAGGTCGCCTTCCAGAAGGAGTCCTACGAATCCTTCGACAAGAAGATCGCCGCCTTCAAAGAAGGATCGGACAGGAGCTTCGAGGCCATGATGCCCCTCGTCACCCGATCCTTCGGGCTCCGCGCCGTCGGCGCCGACGAGCGGAAGTCGCTCGAGGAAAAGGCCGCCGCAGGCGACGACGAGGCCCGCAAGGTTCTGGCCATGGCTCTCTCCGACAGGGAGCTGGAGGAGATCCGCCGGGCCTTCGAGCGGACCCTCCAGGGCGAGCAGGAGCGCGCCAAGGACGAGGCCACCTTCCTTCTCTACGGCGGCTACGAGCCCCTTTCGGTCAAGCTGACGCAGATCCTCAACCAGAAGGCCGGGATCGGCTGGACCTCCTACGCCCATACGGGCATCCCCGTGACCCTCTTCGCCTCCGGCGTCGGCGCCGAACTCTTCAACGGCTATTACGACAACACCGACGTGGCCTGGAAGACCATGTCCGTCGCCGGCCTGCGCAACTGA
- the aroE gene encoding shikimate dehydrogenase, translating to MIGPTTALVALLGHPVDHSLSPAMQNAAFRHEGIDARYLAFDVPPGRLGVALEGLAALGALGANVTVPHKEEAFALCDDVEPRARSLGAVNVVLFRDGRLEGYNSDIDGVEGALDLLPRKGTRALLLGAGGSARAAAVALLSRGASVLFVANRSPERAVRLADDVALSLGRRAIVVVDWRDFHESTFDVVVNATSLGLEGNAWPGDDLRRLLRSLKGAPLLDLVYSRRGKTELVEGALAEGLLAVGGEEVLLRQGARAFSLFTGRSAPLEVMRRALEEGR from the coding sequence GTGATCGGTCCGACGACGGCTCTGGTCGCCCTTCTGGGCCACCCCGTCGATCACTCCCTCTCGCCGGCCATGCAGAACGCCGCCTTCCGCCACGAGGGGATCGACGCCCGCTACCTGGCCTTCGACGTCCCGCCGGGGAGGCTCGGTGTCGCTCTGGAGGGGCTGGCCGCTCTGGGGGCCCTGGGGGCGAACGTGACCGTTCCCCACAAAGAGGAGGCCTTCGCCCTCTGTGACGACGTCGAGCCTCGGGCCCGATCGCTGGGAGCCGTCAACGTCGTCCTCTTCCGCGACGGAAGGCTCGAAGGGTACAACAGCGACATCGACGGCGTCGAGGGCGCCCTCGATCTCCTGCCCCGAAAGGGGACGCGGGCCCTTCTCCTCGGCGCCGGAGGCTCGGCCAGGGCGGCGGCCGTGGCCCTTCTCTCACGGGGAGCCTCTGTCCTTTTCGTGGCCAACCGGAGTCCCGAGCGGGCGGTCCGTCTTGCCGACGACGTGGCCCTCTCCCTGGGGAGGCGGGCCATCGTCGTCGTCGACTGGCGCGACTTTCACGAATCGACCTTCGACGTCGTCGTCAACGCCACCTCTCTGGGACTGGAGGGCAACGCCTGGCCCGGCGACGATCTGCGGCGTCTGCTTCGTTCCCTCAAAGGGGCGCCTCTTCTCGATCTCGTCTACTCCAGGCGGGGGAAGACGGAGCTCGTCGAGGGCGCCCTTGCCGAGGGCCTCCTCGCCGTCGGCGGCGAGGAGGTCCTTCTCCGCCAGGGGGCGAGGGCTTTCTCCCTCTTCACGGGACGTTCCGCTCCGCTGGAGGTCATGAGGCGGGCCCTGGAGGAAGGGCGATGA
- the aroC gene encoding chorismate synthase codes for MTLRFLTGGESHGRGYVIVVEGLPAGLRLPRERFTSELARRRRGYGRGPRMALERDELTFWGGLRDGLTTGSPLALSLGNSEWEIWRPAVDAESVDVEAAACRAATCPRPGHADMAGIVKYGHDDCRNVLERASARATAAWTVVGVVAGLLLETVGIGVREAVDSIGGLSCTRPLCDEEWDRAAASDLGCAREEDEAALVERIVAARDEGDTLGGTFVVSLTGMPAGVGSYAELDRRLDGRFAAALMSIPAIKGVEIGDGFRLADRPGSGAHDAIVRDGRGVRRRTNRAGGIEGGMSNGEEILLRAAMKPIPTLRRPLDSVDIRTGLAASAHVERGDVCAVPAAAVVGRALGAWTAAVALAEQFGGDRLSEFVERVAAFRRKGEIFRE; via the coding sequence ATGACGCTGCGCTTCCTCACCGGCGGAGAGTCCCACGGCCGGGGCTACGTCATCGTCGTCGAAGGTCTTCCCGCGGGGTTGCGCCTTCCCCGGGAGCGCTTCACCTCCGAACTGGCCCGCCGCCGTCGCGGCTACGGCCGGGGGCCGAGGATGGCCCTCGAGCGCGACGAGCTGACCTTCTGGGGAGGGCTGCGCGACGGCCTGACGACGGGATCGCCTCTGGCCCTCTCCCTGGGCAACAGCGAATGGGAGATATGGCGTCCCGCCGTCGACGCCGAGTCGGTCGATGTCGAGGCGGCGGCGTGCCGCGCCGCCACCTGTCCCCGACCGGGACATGCCGACATGGCGGGGATCGTCAAGTACGGCCACGACGACTGCCGCAACGTCCTCGAACGGGCCAGCGCCCGGGCCACGGCGGCCTGGACCGTCGTCGGCGTCGTCGCCGGCCTCCTTCTGGAAACCGTCGGCATCGGCGTCCGAGAGGCCGTCGACTCCATCGGCGGCCTCTCCTGCACCCGTCCCCTCTGTGACGAGGAGTGGGACCGGGCCGCCGCCTCGGACCTGGGCTGCGCCCGGGAAGAGGACGAGGCCGCCCTCGTCGAGCGCATCGTCGCCGCCCGCGACGAGGGCGATACCCTGGGAGGGACCTTCGTCGTCTCCCTGACGGGGATGCCCGCCGGGGTGGGGTCCTATGCCGAACTGGACCGCCGTCTCGACGGCCGTTTCGCCGCCGCGCTCATGTCCATCCCGGCCATCAAGGGCGTCGAAATCGGCGACGGCTTCCGCCTCGCCGACCGTCCCGGCAGCGGGGCTCACGACGCCATCGTCCGCGACGGCCGGGGGGTGCGGCGCCGGACCAACAGGGCCGGAGGGATCGAGGGGGGCATGTCGAACGGAGAGGAGATTCTTCTCCGGGCGGCCATGAAGCCCATCCCCACCCTGCGTCGCCCTCTGGATTCCGTCGACATCCGGACGGGGCTGGCCGCGTCGGCCCATGTCGAGCGGGGCGACGTCTGCGCCGTTCCGGCCGCGGCCGTCGTCGGGAGGGCTCTCGGAGCCTGGACGGCGGCCGTCGCCCTGGCCGAGCAGTTCGGCGGCGACAGGCTCTCCGAGTTCGTCGAGCGCGTCGCCGCCTTTCGCCGCAAGGGGGAGATCTTTCGTGAGTGA
- a CDS encoding bifunctional shikimate kinase/3-dehydroquinate synthase: protein MSEPNVYLGGFMGTGKTTTGRRLAERTGRPFIDLDGLAESRLGLTVARIFAERGEAFFRDVEARLVEEIADLKGLVVALGGGTLVDEASRRRLLATGRLVILRARPETIGRRLGSGEGRPLLAGGDMEALLASREEAYSRGDLLLDVDDLDAEEAARRIAERLGLRGAPREGEARSLPGRTIFVGRGILKRWRDLPGAPSRPFVVADELTGPLYGPLLGERLGESLLPRGEGAKRLDRVRELYGAFDRSGLDRSGSVLALGGGTVGDAAGFAAATWMRGVDVVHCPTTLLAQLDSSLGGKVGVNLDEGKNLVGAFHQPRLVVADVDLLRTLSDGDYRQGLAEAVKYGLGEDGALFDEMEKDAPSLLDRDGEVLERLVRRCGAIKMALVDEDERERSGARARLNLGHTVGHALEAASAYGRWSHGDGVAAGLVVVTVLAEKMGLVEETTTGRLLSLLRRLGLPWRPDLPWGAIEGHLKRDKKFEGGRPRLVLPREGRKAVVEEVPLADLKKAYEEVLLWNATFSSSSTDRI from the coding sequence GTGAGTGAGCCCAACGTCTACCTGGGCGGTTTCATGGGAACGGGCAAGACGACGACGGGCCGTCGCCTTGCCGAGAGGACGGGCCGTCCCTTTATCGACCTGGACGGCCTCGCCGAGAGTCGCCTGGGCCTGACCGTAGCCCGCATCTTCGCCGAAAGGGGCGAAGCCTTTTTTCGCGATGTCGAGGCCCGTCTCGTCGAGGAGATCGCCGACCTCAAGGGGCTCGTCGTGGCCCTCGGCGGCGGAACCCTCGTCGACGAGGCGAGCCGCCGACGTCTTCTGGCCACGGGGCGTCTCGTCATCCTCCGGGCCCGGCCCGAGACGATCGGCCGTCGTCTCGGCTCGGGCGAAGGGCGTCCCCTCCTGGCCGGGGGCGATATGGAGGCCCTTCTGGCCTCGCGGGAAGAGGCCTACTCCAGAGGAGACCTCCTTCTCGACGTCGACGATCTCGACGCCGAAGAGGCGGCCCGCCGCATCGCCGAGCGCCTCGGTCTCCGAGGTGCGCCTCGCGAGGGGGAGGCGCGCTCTCTTCCGGGCAGGACGATCTTCGTCGGCCGGGGCATCCTGAAAAGATGGCGTGACCTTCCCGGCGCGCCTTCCAGACCCTTCGTCGTCGCCGACGAGCTGACGGGGCCTCTCTACGGTCCCCTTCTGGGCGAGCGTCTCGGAGAGAGCCTTCTCCCGCGGGGGGAAGGGGCCAAGCGCCTCGACCGTGTCCGGGAGCTCTACGGTGCCTTCGACCGGTCCGGACTGGACCGGTCGGGATCGGTCCTGGCCCTGGGGGGAGGGACGGTGGGAGACGCCGCAGGGTTCGCCGCCGCCACCTGGATGCGCGGCGTCGACGTCGTCCACTGTCCCACGACGCTGCTGGCCCAGCTCGACAGCTCTCTGGGCGGCAAGGTGGGCGTCAACCTCGACGAGGGAAAAAACCTCGTCGGCGCCTTCCATCAGCCCCGTCTCGTCGTCGCCGACGTCGATCTTCTTCGGACCCTTTCCGACGGCGATTACCGTCAGGGACTGGCCGAAGCCGTCAAATACGGTCTCGGCGAGGACGGGGCCCTCTTCGATGAGATGGAAAAAGACGCGCCCTCTCTCCTCGACCGGGACGGAGAGGTCCTGGAACGTCTCGTCCGCCGCTGTGGAGCCATCAAAATGGCCCTCGTCGACGAAGACGAAAGGGAACGGAGCGGCGCCAGGGCCCGCCTCAATCTGGGGCACACCGTCGGACACGCCCTGGAGGCCGCGTCGGCCTACGGACGGTGGAGCCACGGCGACGGCGTCGCGGCAGGCCTCGTCGTCGTCACCGTCCTGGCCGAAAAAATGGGCCTCGTCGAGGAGACGACGACGGGTCGCCTCCTGTCCCTCCTGAGGCGATTGGGCCTGCCCTGGCGCCCCGACCTTCCCTGGGGCGCCATCGAGGGGCACCTGAAGAGGGACAAGAAATTCGAGGGAGGACGGCCCCGCCTCGTCCTTCCCCGCGAGGGGCGGAAGGCCGTCGTCGAGGAAGTGCCCCTGGCCGACCTGAAAAAAGCCTACGAGGAGGTGCTCCTGTGGAACGCAACGTTCTCTTCGTCGTCAACGGACCGAATCTGA
- a CDS encoding SPFH domain-containing protein, whose protein sequence is MVILALVALVVILVVSGIRIVPQSQRVIIERLGKFHKILEPGINVIFPILDREKSIVWIVAGKGTRPTSKLDMREQVYDFPRQNVISRDNVFMEINALLYFQINNPFKAVYEIANLPLALEKLTQTSLRSVMGEMDLDEILSKRAEINERLRVTLDEATDAWGVKVTRVEIQDVNPPESVQTAMQKQMESERSRRARVTEAEGQKRAQILEAEGGQQAQINRAEGEKEALILNAEARAQARVRQATAEAEAIASIAEAVKAAGGDPTQYLIALKYMETLHEMVSGRDNKVVYLPYEATALLGSLGGLKEIFTGKPEKA, encoded by the coding sequence ATGGTCATACTGGCTCTGGTCGCCCTCGTCGTCATTCTCGTCGTATCGGGGATCCGCATCGTTCCCCAGTCCCAGCGCGTCATCATCGAGCGGCTGGGCAAGTTCCACAAGATCCTCGAACCGGGCATCAACGTCATCTTTCCCATCCTGGACAGGGAAAAATCCATCGTCTGGATCGTCGCCGGAAAGGGGACGAGGCCGACGAGCAAGCTCGACATGAGGGAGCAGGTCTACGACTTTCCCCGCCAGAACGTCATCTCCCGCGACAACGTCTTCATGGAGATCAACGCCCTTCTCTACTTCCAGATCAACAATCCCTTCAAGGCCGTCTACGAAATCGCCAACCTCCCCCTGGCCCTGGAAAAACTGACCCAGACGTCGCTGCGAAGCGTCATGGGCGAGATGGACCTCGACGAGATTCTCAGCAAGCGGGCCGAGATCAACGAGAGGCTTCGCGTCACCCTCGACGAGGCCACCGACGCCTGGGGCGTCAAGGTGACGCGCGTCGAGATCCAGGACGTCAACCCGCCCGAGTCGGTCCAGACGGCCATGCAGAAGCAGATGGAGTCGGAGCGCTCCCGTAGGGCCCGCGTCACCGAGGCCGAGGGGCAGAAACGGGCCCAGATCCTCGAGGCCGAAGGGGGGCAGCAGGCCCAGATCAACAGGGCCGAGGGAGAGAAAGAGGCCCTCATCCTCAACGCCGAGGCCCGGGCCCAGGCCCGCGTCCGCCAGGCCACGGCCGAGGCCGAGGCCATCGCCTCCATCGCCGAGGCCGTCAAGGCCGCAGGCGGCGACCCGACGCAGTATCTCATCGCCCTCAAGTACATGGAGACCCTGCACGAGATGGTCAGCGGCAGGGACAACAAGGTCGTCTACCTTCCCTACGAGGCGACGGCCCTTCTCGGCTCGCTGGGCGGCCTGAAGGAGATCTTCACCGGAAAACCGGAAAAAGCCTGA
- the aroQ gene encoding type II 3-dehydroquinate dehydratase codes for MERNVLFVVNGPNLNLLGRREPSVYGTTTLDEIDGNCRAWGAERGLEVRCFQSNHEGDLVDWVQRGGDEADGIVLNGAAYSHTSVALRDAVAAVSVPVIEVHLSNTAAREAFRHESHLTAVAAGLVMGFGASGYILALQGLKTLLEGK; via the coding sequence GTGGAACGCAACGTTCTCTTCGTCGTCAACGGACCGAATCTGAACCTTCTGGGACGTCGCGAGCCCTCCGTCTACGGCACGACGACTCTCGACGAGATCGACGGAAACTGCCGCGCCTGGGGGGCCGAAAGAGGCCTGGAGGTGCGCTGTTTCCAGAGCAACCACGAGGGCGATCTCGTCGACTGGGTCCAGAGGGGAGGCGACGAGGCCGACGGCATCGTCCTCAACGGCGCCGCCTACAGCCACACGAGCGTCGCCCTTCGCGACGCCGTCGCCGCCGTCTCCGTCCCCGTCATCGAAGTCCATCTCAGCAACACGGCCGCCCGAGAGGCCTTCCGCCACGAAAGCCATCTCACCGCCGTCGCCGCCGGCCTCGTCATGGGATTCGGCGCCTCGGGCTACATCCTGGCCCTCCAGGGGCTGAAGACCCTTCTGGAAGGGAAGTGA
- a CDS encoding proton-conducting transporter transmembrane domain-containing protein translates to MIRPDGLSLVMIVLALFMTLCAALYRWTKESGPPSDRGGALPLWLFCLFASLAALAADWLTFIIFLELSTLSLFVVVRRRDEETALFFLLSQLTGASVLFVAAALASSSGLPPAMGPVPEKLFPLFVAGLGVKAALPGLHFWLPRTHAAAPTEASALLSGYAVKMAIYGLLRLAGGPSTPLVAIGVVMALYGVVQALMQHDGKRLLAYHTVSQLGFIVAALATGTTLGRTAALLHVVAHALFKGLLFLSAGSLEKLYGSRDLAELGRAGREAPLLFGLFLVGATAITGCPLTSGYMTKIVIKTSLSEYPPALWGLQLAGVGTTLSFCKFGYYGFFRPSGPDGGRSLSGKLERSSYLSMTLLALATVAFGATPFVRPLLPFPAERLLSAEALVGSLIPLAAGLLLFVGLRSSLRPGKGDVPDAEDLLVPAGRLASVPLLFMRALHTGRLRTYLALLVAALLSVFQVLMP, encoded by the coding sequence ATGATTCGACCTGACGGACTCTCCCTCGTCATGATCGTCCTGGCTCTTTTCATGACGCTCTGCGCCGCCCTCTACCGATGGACCAAGGAGAGCGGGCCGCCGTCGGACCGGGGAGGCGCCCTCCCCCTCTGGCTCTTCTGCCTTTTCGCCTCCCTGGCGGCCCTGGCCGCGGACTGGCTCACCTTCATCATCTTTCTCGAACTCTCCACTCTCTCCCTCTTCGTCGTCGTCCGCCGCCGCGACGAGGAAACGGCCCTTTTTTTCCTCCTCTCCCAGCTGACGGGGGCCTCCGTCCTCTTCGTCGCCGCGGCCCTGGCCTCCTCCTCAGGACTGCCTCCTGCCATGGGCCCCGTGCCGGAGAAACTCTTTCCCCTCTTCGTTGCGGGACTGGGCGTCAAGGCCGCCCTGCCCGGCCTCCATTTCTGGCTCCCCCGGACACACGCCGCGGCCCCGACGGAGGCCAGCGCCCTCCTGTCGGGCTACGCCGTCAAAATGGCCATCTACGGCCTTCTGCGTCTCGCCGGCGGGCCGTCGACGCCCCTCGTCGCCATCGGCGTCGTCATGGCTCTCTACGGCGTCGTCCAGGCCCTGATGCAGCACGATGGGAAACGGCTCCTGGCCTACCACACGGTGAGTCAGCTGGGCTTCATCGTCGCCGCCCTCGCCACGGGAACGACCCTGGGTCGGACGGCGGCCCTCCTTCACGTCGTCGCCCACGCCCTCTTCAAGGGCCTTCTCTTCCTCTCGGCAGGAAGTCTGGAAAAACTCTACGGCAGCCGGGACCTGGCCGAGCTGGGACGGGCCGGGAGGGAGGCGCCCCTCCTCTTCGGCCTCTTCCTCGTCGGAGCCACGGCCATCACCGGCTGCCCTCTCACGAGCGGCTACATGACCAAAATCGTCATCAAAACGTCTCTCTCCGAATATCCCCCGGCCCTCTGGGGGCTTCAGCTGGCCGGAGTGGGGACGACCCTTTCCTTCTGCAAGTTCGGCTACTACGGCTTCTTCCGCCCCTCCGGACCGGACGGAGGGCGGAGCCTCTCGGGAAAGCTGGAGAGGTCCTCCTACCTGTCCATGACCCTTCTCGCCCTGGCGACGGTCGCCTTCGGCGCGACTCCCTTCGTCCGGCCCCTTCTCCCCTTTCCCGCCGAAAGGCTCCTCTCGGCCGAGGCCCTTGTCGGGAGCCTCATTCCCCTCGCCGCGGGCCTCCTTCTCTTCGTCGGCCTGCGCTCTTCCCTCCGCCCCGGGAAAGGAGACGTACCCGACGCCGAAGACCTCCTCGTCCCGGCTGGGAGGCTCGCCTCCGTCCCCCTCCTTTTCATGAGGGCCCTCCACACGGGGAGACTGAGGACCTATCTGGCCCTGCTTGTGGCCGCCCTCCTCTCCGTCTTTCAGGTCCTCATGCCCTGA
- a CDS encoding NfeD family protein, which produces MSLFPLAPWQVWTLAALLLFIGEILTPGFVLACFALACLVPAAVTLFTPLGFQAQMGLFALSSLAVYVLLRPAVVRYLSSRESRIPSNAEALIGAAGRVVKEVPADGSGGYVKVAGKEWWAFHPQGKALSVGTAVVVTAVGGARIEVRSKAEAEEN; this is translated from the coding sequence ATGTCCCTTTTCCCTCTCGCACCATGGCAGGTCTGGACCCTCGCCGCCCTGCTCCTTTTCATCGGCGAGATTCTCACGCCCGGCTTCGTCCTGGCCTGCTTCGCCCTGGCCTGCCTCGTGCCGGCTGCCGTCACCTTGTTCACCCCCTTGGGTTTTCAGGCCCAGATGGGGCTTTTCGCCCTCTCTTCCCTGGCCGTCTACGTCCTTCTCCGCCCTGCCGTCGTCCGCTACCTCTCCAGCAGGGAGAGCCGGATACCCTCCAACGCCGAGGCTCTCATCGGGGCCGCAGGGCGCGTCGTCAAGGAGGTTCCCGCCGACGGCAGCGGCGGCTACGTGAAGGTGGCCGGCAAGGAGTGGTGGGCTTTTCATCCCCAAGGGAAGGCCCTTTCCGTCGGAACGGCCGTCGTCGTCACCGCCGTCGGCGGAGCCCGCATCGAGGTCCGTTCCAAGGCCGAAGCGGAAGAAAACTAA